The following are from one region of the Bos mutus isolate GX-2022 chromosome 18, NWIPB_WYAK_1.1, whole genome shotgun sequence genome:
- the LOC106700946 gene encoding LOW QUALITY PROTEIN: myeloid cell surface antigen CD33-like (The sequence of the model RefSeq protein was modified relative to this genomic sequence to represent the inferred CDS: inserted 1 base in 1 codon), whose amino-acid sequence MPPLLLPLLWAGSLALGPNYWLKAPRSVSVQEGLCVRVPCSVYYPSDFHNGSTPVHGFWFREGANKFVDXPVATNKLDREVQEETQGRFHLLGDPRDNNCSLEIRDARKSDRGSYFFRVERGRMKWSYVSEQLFLNVTALTHQPHVRSPGALEPGRPGNLTCSVPWACERATPPIFSWTSAAPSSLGPRTPFSSVLTLTPRPQDHGTRLTCQVKLPTSGAIVEQTILLNVTWLGWSLLVPASLWTHPSDQSPLIFIIPERSLVPMK is encoded by the exons ATGCCGCCGCTGCTGCTACCGCTGCTGTGGGCGG GGTCCTTGGCTCTGGGTCCGAATTACTGGCTGAAAGCACCGCGGTCCGTGTCGGTGCAGGAGGGCTTGTGTGTCCGCGTGCCCTGCTCTGTCTACTATCCCAGCGACTTCCACAATGGTTCTACCCCTGTTCACGGCTTCTGGTTCCGGGAAGGGGCCAATAAATTCGTGG GCCCCGTGGCCACAAACAAATTAGATCGTGAAGTTCAGGAGGAGACCCAGGGCCGATTCCACCTCCTCGGGGACCCCAGGGACAACAACTGCTCCCTGGAGATCAGAGACGCTAGGAAGAGTGACAGAGGTTCCTACTTTTTTCGTGTGGAAAGAGGAAGGATGAAATGGAGTTACGTGTCTGAACAGCTCTTCTTGAATGTGACAG CCCTCACCCACCAGCCCCACGTCCGCAGCCCAGGGGCCCTTGAGCCTGGCCGCCCCGGAAACCTGACCTGCTCTGTGCCCTGGGCCTGTGAGCGGGCCACGCCGCCCATCTTCTCCTGGACGTCAGCTGCCCCCAGCTCCCTGGGCCCCAGGACCCCCTTCTCGTCAGTGCTCACTCTCACCCCACGGCCCCAGGACCACggcaccaggctcacctgtcagGTGAAGCTCCCCACAAGCGGGGCGATCGTGGAGCAGACCATCCTGCTCAATGTCACCT GGCTGGGCTGGTCTCTGCTGGTCCCTGCCTCACTCTGGACCCACCCCAGTGACCAGAGCCCCCTA ATCTTCATCAtcccagagagaagcctggtgcccATGAAGTAG